The sequence TGGTTCGCGATCGTTTTAGATTTCATGATGGTTGCTCGAAAGAAAATAGAGGGAATGGGGTCCTTTGCTGTCGCGCCTCGATCGGGTAAATAAAAAACGGTCTACTGCGGGATAGACCGTTAACGAGGTACTGCATACAGGCAATGCCGCTCGACAATCACAACCTCTCGACTGGGACGTGGGTTCTGCGACCCCGGCGACGCATCCACTTTAAACGCCGCGAAATTGATTGAATGTGAACTTTAGTGAGTTTCAATTAAACGACATCAAATGATGTCGCATATTGATTACAGGGCTTAAAAAGCGGATTGAACTGAACCGCGGACGTGATAACTTCCGCGCTGTCTTTGGGTTGGCATGCATTGCTACTCATTGGCGCATGCAAACAATCAAGCTTAAACACCCGATATGTACAACCTCCCACCCATCGCTGGGAACGTTGCAGTCAATGCACGACGATACAGCGACCAATGCGTGAACGTCATTCCTGTCAACCAGATCTTCACGACCGGGTGGTCGATGTGAACGTACGCGATGTTCTCAAAGGGGCGCTCTGGGTTCTTGGGCTAATACTGGTCTTGCTGATTCTGGTCTGGTGCGTTCCGCCCGTGTTCTCGCAGACCACGTTCAAGTGATCTCATTTCAAGTGGGAAAAGGCGGGCGTGGTTGTCGAGTCAACGGGCAGGTTGAAGCTCAATACGACGGGATGTTGTTGCCATCGGGCGGCCGCTAGTCGAGTCTGGCGGGCTCGTCGGCACTGCGCGAACGTCGTTGGGATGGCGGGCGTCGAATCGAGCGCGCGGCCGCGTCCATGAACCGGACGTGATCGTCGAACAGTTCCCACAGTACATTGCCGAGAAGGCCGCAGCGCAACCAGACTCCGAAGTGCCGATGGCAGGTCTTCGCGTTGGGAAATCGGTCCGGCAGATCGACCCACGGCCGGCCATGAGTGAGTTTCCAGAGAATACCGTTCAGGGTCGCGCGCCGGTCGGCTGCGGGACGTCCGCGCGTTTCGGTACGGGCGTAAAACCGTTTGAACAGCGGTTCGACATGGGTCCACTGACTGTCGGTCAGATCGCCATGTTCCACGACGCGAATCATGTCCGATACGTGCAAGGCGACCCGCAACGACCATGGGTTTACCGTTTCCTGCTTCATCATGCGTAGCGTCCGAAATATCTGTCCAGGACTGACTCCGTCAGTCCGCTGCGGATTCACTGTTTATCCGGCACGATCTCCACTCGCCGGTTTTGCGCACGCCCGCTCGGGGTGTCATCTGATGCAACAGGATTCGCGTTGCCATAGCCCGTAACAAGGAATTGCCGCGCCTGCAGGCCGTGATCCTTCAGGTAACGTGCGACGCTAAGCGCACGCCGTGTCGACAGCGCCTGATTGTAGGGAGCGCTTCCGGTCGAATCCGTGTAGCCGTTCACGGCAACCGTATTGAACGTCACGCCGACTGCGGCGTTGATCAGTGCATCGAGGCGGTTGCGCGCGTCCGTCGTCAACGTGGCCTTATCCAGATCGAAACTGGCGTTGCCATTCAACGAGACTTTTCGTGGCGCCGGCGCCGTAGGGGCAACCGACGGCGCGGCCGGTTGGACGACAGGCGCGGCTTGCACGACAGGTGTCGGAATGCACTGGAACATCAGGGTGTGCACGTCACGCTGACTGCCGGCACTCGCGAGTGGCGAAATCTCGCGGAACGGGTGCACGGGTTGATTACCGCAAATTTCACGCGCCTTCGAGTAGCAGGTGTTCGAACTATCGAAGAGCCCATTGCAATTGACCTGGAATGCTTTTTCGTTATTCGGCAGGGCAATCGCGTAAGCGCTAAATGTGGGCCCCGACGCGGCGGAACATCCCGCAAGCGTACCTGCGGCCAACAGCATCAATCCGAGTTTCCATGTCATCTCAAACCTGCTCGTTGTATTCAATTTCATCGCCATTTATCGTCTCTTCGAAAAGTCGCGCACGCATGCCGCCTTGCACGCTTTC is a genomic window of Paraburkholderia bryophila containing:
- a CDS encoding transposase — translated: MMKQETVNPWSLRVALHVSDMIRVVEHGDLTDSQWTHVEPLFKRFYARTETRGRPAADRRATLNGILWKLTHGRPWVDLPDRFPNAKTCHRHFGVWLRCGLLGNVLWELFDDHVRFMDAAARSIRRPPSQRRSRSADEPARLD
- a CDS encoding OmpA family protein → MTWKLGLMLLAAGTLAGCSAASGPTFSAYAIALPNNEKAFQVNCNGLFDSSNTCYSKAREICGNQPVHPFREISPLASAGSQRDVHTLMFQCIPTPVVQAAPVVQPAAPSVAPTAPAPRKVSLNGNASFDLDKATLTTDARNRLDALINAAVGVTFNTVAVNGYTDSTGSAPYNQALSTRRALSVARYLKDHGLQARQFLVTGYGNANPVASDDTPSGRAQNRRVEIVPDKQ